A portion of the Microlunatus phosphovorus NM-1 genome contains these proteins:
- a CDS encoding glycosyltransferase family protein gives MSESADPAKPATTGADRQPATKPTAEQPTEQAKKAKKPKPAKQRKPATPEQQERRKAIIRWVVFIGVGAILTVLLYFLLSALIPRWWAQVVGRQAGGRISTGILLGLSYGFVFTLLPLVVLAQAMHRSFSWRARTIIVLVAAALTAPNLMTLGISIGNSPAAHAGERTLDVTAPGFRQATLWGVILGAVTGAIVITLLLLWERRGQELKLLRARLDQLEKELPSALPTPPESPDSR, from the coding sequence GTGAGCGAGAGCGCGGATCCGGCGAAGCCGGCCACGACGGGTGCCGATAGGCAGCCGGCGACGAAGCCGACGGCGGAGCAGCCGACTGAGCAGGCGAAGAAGGCCAAGAAGCCCAAGCCGGCGAAACAGCGGAAGCCCGCGACCCCGGAGCAGCAGGAGCGCCGCAAGGCGATCATCCGCTGGGTGGTGTTCATCGGCGTCGGTGCGATCTTGACGGTACTGCTCTACTTCTTGCTCTCCGCCTTGATCCCCCGTTGGTGGGCGCAAGTCGTCGGTCGACAGGCCGGCGGCAGGATCAGCACCGGCATCCTGCTCGGCCTCTCGTACGGCTTCGTCTTCACGCTGCTGCCCCTGGTCGTGCTGGCTCAGGCCATGCACCGCTCGTTCAGCTGGCGGGCCAGGACGATCATCGTGCTGGTTGCTGCCGCACTGACTGCGCCGAATCTGATGACACTCGGCATCTCCATCGGCAACAGTCCCGCTGCGCACGCCGGTGAGCGCACGCTCGACGTGACCGCCCCCGGGTTCCGGCAGGCGACCTTGTGGGGAGTCATCCTCGGCGCGGTGACCGGGGCGATCGTCATCACCCTTCTGCTGCTCTGGGAGCGCCGGGGCCAGGAGTTGAAGCTGCTTCGCGCCCGGCTGGACCAGTTGGAGAAAGAGCTCCCGTCGGCCCTGCCTACACCGCCGGAGTCGCCCGACTCCCGCTGA
- a CDS encoding ABC transporter ATP-binding protein, translating to MSSLSASLDEQQTGLAVRIKNLSITYRTSFERRPTLRTALVRFGRGQRAVREVKALTDLTLTVPEGTSMGIIGANGAGKSTLMRAVAGILPPTEGSVEVWGKASTLLALGVGFNKSLSGRENIILGGLAAGLSRKEVEERADQVAEWTEIGDFIDMPMQTYSSGMSARVAFSVAVHMKPDILMVDEALSTGDARFRAKATDKMAELRSSARAMFLVSHGLNSIKEMCTDAIWLDKGRMMMQGSPEDVVEEYKKFTKVKKGSSAADDDV from the coding sequence GTGAGTTCGCTGTCCGCCTCACTTGACGAGCAACAGACCGGGTTGGCGGTCAGGATCAAGAACCTGTCGATCACCTACCGCACCTCGTTCGAACGCAGGCCGACGCTGCGTACCGCACTGGTCCGCTTCGGCCGTGGTCAGCGAGCCGTACGAGAGGTCAAGGCGCTGACCGACCTCACCCTGACCGTGCCGGAAGGTACGTCGATGGGCATCATCGGCGCCAACGGTGCCGGCAAGTCCACACTGATGCGCGCGGTCGCCGGGATCCTGCCACCGACCGAGGGATCCGTCGAGGTGTGGGGCAAAGCCAGCACACTGCTCGCCCTGGGGGTCGGTTTCAACAAGAGCCTGTCGGGCCGGGAGAACATCATCCTCGGCGGGCTCGCCGCCGGACTGTCCCGCAAGGAAGTGGAGGAACGCGCCGACCAGGTGGCGGAATGGACCGAGATCGGCGACTTCATCGACATGCCGATGCAGACCTACTCCTCCGGCATGTCCGCGCGGGTCGCCTTCTCGGTAGCTGTCCATATGAAGCCGGACATCTTGATGGTGGACGAGGCGCTGTCGACCGGCGATGCCCGCTTCCGAGCCAAAGCCACCGACAAGATGGCCGAACTGCGCAGCTCTGCTCGAGCGATGTTCCTGGTCAGTCATGGGTTGAACAGCATCAAGGAGATGTGCACCGACGCCATCTGGCTGGACAAGGGCCGGATGATGATGCAGGGGTCACCCGAGGACGTCGTCGAGGAGTACAAGAAGTTCACCAAGGTGAAGAAGGGCTCCTCCGCTGCCGACGACGACGTCTGA
- a CDS encoding deoxyribonuclease IV: MSDIRIGGHGEQEDPIAEAKARGADLAQFFLGDPQGWKGPEIAYPGGAEALKQAAAEADIALYVHAPYVLNVATTNNRIRIPSRKFLQQYLNAAAEIGAAGVIVHGGHVLKNDDPAKGFDNWRKCIESLEMPVPLLIENTAGGDQAMARRMERIERLWDAVTSATGGDTVGFCLDTCHAHAGGIVLAEAVARVLEITGRIDLVHCNNSRDGFDSGADRHANLEDGEIDPDALLAVISAAGAPVVVETPGGLAGQAADISWLRRHLG, encoded by the coding sequence ATGAGTGACATCCGGATCGGCGGCCACGGCGAGCAGGAGGATCCGATCGCCGAGGCGAAGGCCCGCGGCGCGGACCTGGCCCAGTTCTTCCTCGGCGATCCGCAAGGCTGGAAGGGGCCCGAAATCGCGTACCCGGGCGGCGCCGAGGCACTCAAGCAGGCAGCCGCCGAGGCCGACATCGCGCTCTATGTGCATGCGCCGTACGTGCTCAACGTCGCCACCACGAACAACCGGATCCGGATTCCCAGCCGCAAGTTCCTCCAGCAGTATCTGAACGCCGCGGCCGAGATCGGTGCCGCCGGAGTGATCGTGCACGGCGGCCACGTGCTCAAGAACGACGACCCGGCCAAGGGCTTCGACAACTGGCGCAAATGCATCGAGAGCCTGGAGATGCCGGTGCCGCTGCTGATCGAGAACACCGCCGGTGGCGATCAGGCGATGGCTCGGCGGATGGAGCGGATCGAGCGGCTCTGGGACGCCGTCACCTCGGCCACCGGCGGCGACACCGTGGGCTTCTGCCTCGACACCTGTCACGCGCACGCGGGCGGGATCGTGCTGGCCGAGGCGGTCGCACGAGTTCTGGAGATCACCGGTCGGATCGACCTGGTCCACTGCAACAACTCCCGGGACGGCTTCGACTCCGGCGCCGACCGGCACGCCAATCTCGAGGACGGCGAGATCGACCCCGACGCCCTGCTGGCGGTGATCAGCGCCGCCGGCGCTCCAGTGGTGGTCGAGACCCCGGGCGGGCTAGCGGGTCAGGCAGCCGACATCAGCTGGCTACGCCGTCACCTGGGCTGA
- a CDS encoding MmcQ/YjbR family DNA-binding protein has translation MSTFEDVARLARALPETEETTSWGNLTWAVRSGGKAKPKGFVWERPLSKKDQAFLTAEGAEVPPNEVILGVRVDGLAEKEAVLAANPDFMFTTPHFNGYPAVLVRLDRVDEARLREVVTDAWLAVAPKKLADQFLAGETDS, from the coding sequence TTGTCGACCTTCGAGGATGTGGCGCGGCTGGCCCGGGCGCTGCCGGAGACCGAGGAGACGACGTCCTGGGGCAATCTGACCTGGGCCGTGCGCAGCGGCGGCAAGGCCAAGCCCAAGGGCTTCGTCTGGGAGCGGCCGCTGAGCAAGAAGGATCAGGCGTTCCTGACCGCCGAGGGTGCCGAGGTGCCTCCCAACGAAGTGATCCTCGGGGTCCGGGTGGACGGGCTGGCGGAGAAGGAGGCAGTCCTTGCCGCGAATCCCGACTTCATGTTCACCACGCCGCACTTCAACGGCTACCCAGCGGTGCTCGTACGCCTGGACCGGGTGGACGAGGCGCGGCTCCGGGAGGTCGTCACAGACGCCTGGCTGGCCGTGGCACCGAAGAAGTTGGCCGATCAGTTCCTCGCCGGGGAGACCGACAGCTGA
- a CDS encoding MFS transporter, whose protein sequence is MEFVRSLRQLVRHSLFRRLLSVRVATQTADGVLQVALASFVLFSPQRQPDAASVAAVLAITLLPFSILGPFVSVVLDRWSRRQILVVLDLARAVLAVGLAVLVGSGIRTGWSDAVFYGGVLLAMSLNRFLLAALSAALPHTIEPGEYMVANSVMPTIGPLGTVVGVGLGTTLRVVLGNQMPDYRANAVLFCIAALGWLISMGLALRIPRRALGPDQPDPALAREIVHGLVEALRHLRERRAAGLGLIAIGAHRIVYGVVTVAMILVFRNYLNAVDDVNAALADLGILAVVTAAGFVAAAAVTPPLSVRLGVRRLVVVGFLTSAVFQVLPGAIFRQLPLLLAGFLLGITAQSIKLCVDTLVQAHVDDEFKGRVFVLYDMIFNVALVVAAGIGAAILPANGVSVPIILGLAVAYALLGLWFGLITRNLSMDEGTESLRGQNA, encoded by the coding sequence GTGGAGTTCGTCCGTAGCCTCCGGCAGCTGGTCCGGCATTCGCTGTTCCGGCGGTTGCTGTCGGTCCGGGTCGCAACCCAGACCGCTGACGGCGTACTCCAGGTCGCCCTGGCATCCTTCGTGCTGTTCTCCCCACAGCGGCAGCCCGATGCCGCTTCGGTCGCCGCCGTGCTGGCGATCACCTTGCTGCCGTTCTCCATCCTCGGTCCGTTCGTCAGCGTGGTCTTGGACCGCTGGTCACGGCGGCAGATCCTAGTGGTGCTGGATCTCGCCCGCGCCGTGTTGGCCGTCGGATTGGCGGTCCTGGTCGGATCCGGCATCCGTACCGGTTGGTCGGATGCGGTCTTCTACGGTGGTGTGCTGCTGGCGATGAGTCTGAACCGGTTCTTGTTGGCTGCCTTGTCGGCGGCGCTGCCGCACACGATCGAGCCGGGCGAGTACATGGTCGCCAACTCCGTGATGCCGACCATCGGACCGCTCGGCACCGTGGTCGGCGTCGGGTTGGGCACCACGCTGCGGGTGGTGCTGGGGAATCAGATGCCGGACTACCGCGCGAACGCCGTGCTGTTCTGTATTGCCGCGCTCGGTTGGCTGATCAGCATGGGGCTGGCGCTGCGGATCCCGCGGCGGGCGCTCGGACCGGACCAGCCCGACCCCGCACTCGCCCGGGAGATCGTGCATGGTCTGGTCGAGGCACTCCGGCATCTGCGGGAACGGCGGGCTGCCGGGCTGGGTCTGATCGCGATCGGTGCCCATCGGATCGTGTACGGCGTCGTCACGGTGGCGATGATCCTGGTCTTTCGCAACTACCTGAATGCGGTCGATGACGTGAACGCCGCACTGGCCGATCTGGGCATCCTGGCGGTCGTGACCGCGGCCGGATTCGTGGCGGCGGCGGCCGTGACGCCACCCTTGAGCGTCCGCCTCGGGGTACGCCGACTGGTCGTCGTCGGGTTCCTGACGTCCGCGGTGTTCCAGGTGTTGCCGGGCGCAATCTTCCGGCAGCTGCCACTGCTGCTGGCCGGCTTCCTGCTCGGCATCACCGCACAGAGCATCAAACTGTGCGTCGACACGCTGGTCCAGGCGCACGTCGATGACGAGTTCAAGGGCCGCGTCTTCGTCCTCTACGACATGATCTTCAACGTCGCTCTCGTGGTGGCCGCCGGAATCGGTGCCGCGATCCTGCCCGCGAACGGCGTATCGGTGCCGATCATCCTCGGGCTCGCGGTCGCGTACGCCCTGCTAGGGCTGTGGTTCGGCCTGATCACCCGGAACCTGTCCATGGACGAGGGCACCGAATCCCTGCGTGGTCAAAATGCCTGA
- a CDS encoding ABC transporter permease codes for MTAATRVDSEDEFEPVYHRYGPHRAGLPPLVPYFRELWARREFASEMSKATLRGAHINTAFGQLWLILNPLLLAGVYYLLVTIIRQRHDPLLFTHLTLALFAFTMMQSAASTGATSVTGSGRLLINTAFPRLLIPLSAVRTAFWRFLPTIPVYLIFHVIFQLTWHPRMIVSLYFLGTMVVFSMGLAALFATCQVYFRDTSNFLPYVLRLWMYLSPVLWLPEMLSRMGPAMQFIVQLNPMYPMLTGYANLLQDEAIPPLWMWLAAAAWAIGAVLVGFLFFISREREFAVRLT; via the coding sequence ATGACGGCGGCCACACGGGTGGATTCCGAGGACGAGTTCGAGCCGGTCTATCACCGCTACGGACCACATCGGGCCGGCCTGCCACCACTGGTGCCGTACTTCCGAGAGCTGTGGGCTCGACGCGAGTTCGCCTCGGAGATGAGCAAGGCAACACTGCGCGGTGCCCATATCAACACCGCCTTCGGCCAGTTGTGGCTGATCCTCAATCCGTTGTTGCTGGCGGGCGTCTACTACCTGCTGGTCACCATCATCCGGCAGCGGCACGATCCGTTGCTGTTCACCCACCTGACGCTGGCGCTCTTCGCCTTCACGATGATGCAGTCGGCGGCTTCCACCGGCGCGACCTCGGTCACCGGATCGGGTCGGCTGTTGATCAACACGGCCTTCCCGCGCCTGTTGATCCCCTTGTCAGCGGTACGTACGGCGTTCTGGCGGTTCCTGCCCACCATTCCGGTCTATCTGATCTTCCACGTCATCTTCCAGCTGACCTGGCATCCGCGGATGATCGTCTCCCTCTACTTCCTGGGCACCATGGTGGTCTTCAGCATGGGCTTGGCGGCGCTGTTCGCCACCTGCCAGGTCTACTTCCGGGACACCTCGAACTTCCTGCCGTACGTCCTGCGGCTGTGGATGTATCTGTCGCCGGTGCTGTGGCTGCCGGAAATGTTGAGCCGGATGGGCCCCGCGATGCAGTTCATCGTCCAGCTCAACCCGATGTATCCGATGCTCACCGGTTACGCCAACCTGCTGCAGGACGAAGCCATACCGCCGCTGTGGATGTGGTTGGCCGCCGCCGCGTGGGCAATCGGAGCCGTGCTGGTGGGCTTCTTGTTCTTCATCTCGAGGGAGCGTGAGTTCGCTGTCCGCCTCACTTGA